The window CTGGTAGAGGCCGTTGCCGATCGCTGGGGTGTGCTACTGGGCCCGGATCGAAAGGTCACCTGGTGCGAGTTGGCCACCAAGCTGACCGTGCCCGGCGGTCACGTCAGAACTCCCGGTGTGGCGCGGGCCGAGGCCCTCCTTGATTCCTACGCCGCACCGCAGGCACCACTCGGAGCAGGAACGCGCAGGATGACGTCGGCCGTGGCGGAGGACACGGCGATCGCGGCGATCGCCGACTTTCTCCACTGGTTCCGAGCTCACGGCCGAGACGCGGACGACATGCTCGATCGGGCGCAGATGCGCTTCGAGGCGGAGCATGGTGCTCTGCGTCAAGCGACCTGATGCATCACGCGGGGACCGGGATGGTCGTCTTGATGCCCTGTCTTCGTTGGGGGAGGCCTGCTACTGCGTTAGTCGTGCGGTCTACGACACTCAGTGTGCTGAGGCGTTGAACGCGCGCACCTGGCCACTCAGCTCCAGCAGCCCTTCGACGCGGAAGGTCGGCAGTTCCCTGGCCTCCGTGCTGCCCCACTGAATGGTGGCCCATGGCCCACGATGCACGAGTGCTGTGTGCATGCCCGCCTGCATGGCCGGCGTGATGTCGTTGTCGCACCGATCACCGACGTACAGAATCTCGCCGACCTCGAAGGGCACGGCCTCGGCTACCCGCTTGAAGAACTCGGGGTCGGGCTTGCTGGCGCCCCAGTCGTCGGACGTACCGATCAGGTCGACGTCGTCGGAGAACAGCTCCCGCAGGATCCCTCCGGCCCGTACGGTCTGGTTCCCGGCGATGCCGAGCCACAGTCCGTCGGCTCGGAGCTGCTGAAGCGCCGGCCGGACGTCCTCGTACAGATCCTCTTCCCCAAAGCTCTCCGGCTGCCCGGCAGCCGCCCGCTTCTCCCGCTCCTCGTAGAGATCGAACCCGGGCCGGAACGCTTGGAACGTCTCCCGGTAGTCCCGGCCCTGGGCGATCACGCCCCCGAACATCGCATGGAACGTGTGCCGCGGTACGCCCAGCCAGTCGGCCCAAGTGCCGTACTCCCGGGTCTCGTCCACGAGGCACTCACCTACGTCGAAGACCACTGCGCGAATCATAGGGAAAGACTATCCAAGCGTTGCCCTAGCCGAACGAGTCAGGATCGCTGGGAAGTGGATATCTCAGAGCTCGAAGGTATGGCGAAGTAGGGTTCGGGCCATTCGACGGAACCGTCTACGTCGGCTTGAGCCACGTGCTGCAGGAGCAGCGACGTGGGATTCCGAATATCGCGGTCGTCGTCACCGACTAGGAGGGGCGCCGTCGTGGGGATCGATGGGTACTCGACGCCCAGCAGCTTGCATATGTGCTCGAAATCCTCGTTCTTGTTTCCGTCGCCGAGGTTTCCGTTGAGGTAGTCGCGGAGGCGTGAGCAGATATCGAGCATCGCATGTCCGCTATCAGTCACGCTGTACTGGCCCCCTTGCGGGCTGTCGCTCGATAGGAACCCTATGATGAAGAGTCGTTCCGTTTCGAACTGGAGCGCGTTCAGATTGACGTCCAGAGCTTTAGCTGTGTGTCGATCGTTGCGATAGCCCTGCTTCTTGACGTGCGACAGGATCCTGAGGGGGAGGCCGGGGCGCTTTGATGACGCGAAGCGGGTCACATCCGCGGAGGTAATGCCTCCTAGGGCTACTTGGAGGAGGAGGTCCTTCGTGATCTCCTCTTTCAAGAGGTTGTGGACGGTCGTGCGGGAACCTTCGTCGTCCGCGTCGAAGTCGGCCGGCACCCAGAAGACACGCAAGCGAGACAGGCTCTCGGGCATGGTGCGCAGATAGTCCTGTGTTACCTCGGCGAGGCGCGCACGGCTACGGCTCTGGTGTCGAGCGATGTATACCGCCGCTGCGATGTCCTGCTCATGGAGGAGCGTTCTGAGGTCCTTGTCGATGCCGTCCCCGTCGTGCTTCCAGAGAGTTTGCCCCGCAACTACTTTTGACCAGTCCTTCTTCAGGTCGCAGGAGAAGTCAAAGCGCTTACGTTGGCCTTCTGTATAGCCAAACAGTGTTGAGTTCGAGGCGCTGTCCATGATCTGGAGAGCTGTGTCTGAGAGGAAAATGTGCTCCGGTGACTCTGCCATGATTGCTCCAAAGAGGTTTGCAGGGTGCTGTTACTTGGTCGCGCATCTCGTGTAGCCATCGACATCGGCGTAGACGAGATCGATGCCCTCTACGTGAAGCAGATTCAGCAAGTCATCCTGCGGCTTTTCCGGAAGCAGTACGGTCAGATTGGGGTTGTGTGGCTTGACGTGCCGTGCAAAGTCTTTCAGTTGACCTATGGCTATGTGTACCTCGTCGCGACTACTGGCACCCCTAATTGCATACAGTTCATGCGTCGTGGCGTCGTATAGGTCGGTCTTGAGGGTCCTGGTCGTACCGGAGATCTTTATTTGATACGCGAAGACTTCGTGCTCACGCCTTGTGAGCTCCTCGAAGTACTGCTCTCGCAATGCTGATTGGCGCAGGTCGGCTATCAGGCTTGGTTGTGCAGCCCGCCTGCTTTCTGACGCCCGCCTCTTCTTCGGCTCCACCATCTTGCCGGTGACTACAGTGGCGGAAACCCTGTGAGTGTCGGTTTCCTTCGCGCGACTGATGACATCCTGAGTGAGGCGCTCAGAGTCGCCCTTAGGGCGGAGGCGGAACACGATGATGCGGCGGCGCTCGCCGTTCTCGTCATGCGCTTCACGCACTGTGTAGGGCAGCTCTGCATCGAGCTCGAATTCGCCTACGTACCGTTGCTGCTTAGCGGAAGATCTTGGATCCGGGACCTTGCCTGCTGCCATGAAGACGCGCAGCGACTTTCCCCTGTCTGCGTGGCACAAGACGGCTGCGTTGCGAGAGCCGTTCAGTCCCAGAAACGTTTGCTCTCCGCGGGTGCCCTGGCCGGTGTACTCGAACACCGGCCCCCGTTCGTCCTCTTCCTCTAGCCAGCCGTCCTCGTAGCCGTACTTCTTGCCACTGTCGTGGTCTACGTAGATGAGGATGTTTGAGGTCGTATCGGAGGGGATGATCCCTCCCTGCGTCCCTCCGCCGAACAGCTCCTTCATCGCTGCGCGTGTGGTCATCAGCCCGGGCTTGATCGAAGCTAAGTCCATGCTCTGACGTTAGCTGATCACTCTGACATCGAACGTGGTCAACTAGCTTGCGTTGATGGCTGCGTACGACCAGACGTCAGCTGGCAGGCCATGCTCCATGCGCCAGGTGATCGCCATCGGTTTGCTGCCGGTGTGGCCGTCGTAGGTGGCAGGCCCGAGGAGCATCCACGGCTGAGACTTACCGATGTCCGTGTTCTTGTAGCGACGCATGAAGAGCAGGACGTGGCTGCCCCGCTCGGCATGGTGCTGGTAGCGCTGCCCCGTCGGGGAACTTTCGGCCGTGGAGTTCTGTGACTCCCAGTGGAACAGCGTCGGGCTCAGAGCGTAGTCCTTGTAGCGGACAGTGGGGGAGAAGTCTTTCTCGTTCTTCTCCAGGGTGATCAGAAGGGCGTCCGTCTGGAGATCCTCGACCCATTGGACGCCCTGAGCGAAGGACCTGGGCATCTGGCCGCCGAAGCGTGCTACGCCGAGGGCGGCGAGGATCTCAGAGCGGTTGTAGGAGGAGTGGACCTTCAGCGGGACCTGGCTGTGGCTGCCCGACAAGGGGATCGGGAAGTGGTCCGCCTGCTCGATGACGTAGGCCAGGACCTGGCGGAGCTCGTCGCGCAGGGCTGGTTGGTCGCGGAGTGCGTCTAGGCCCTGCTGGAAGCTGGTGAAACCACCAGCGTTGTCCCACAAGTTGAAGAAGAGCATGCGGGCATAGGCCTGGTCCGTGGGGTCCAGCTCGTCGTATGGCGCGGCTTCGTCGGCGAGGAGACGGAGGTACGCGTTGGCCCGGTCAGGGTCATCGACGTGCAGGAAAGCGTGGACGCGTTTGAGGAGCGCCGGTTCGCCATCGGGAGCAGCAGCTTTGAGTACGCCGGCTCGGCGCAGGATCGTCGTCCAGGAGTTGTCGCTCTTGTACAGCTCCTTGATCTCCCTGCGACTCTCCCGCAGGTAGTCCGCTAGCTGTGGCGTCTCATAGGCCTTGACTTCGTTGACCAAGGTCTTGACGGTGGCGCTCAGTTGCGTGCGGATGTTGTCCAGGACCAGGTTCTTGGCCTTGCCCTCCAGGATGATCTGGCACCCCGACGGAAGGAGCGGGAAGTCGTGCTCGATGTGATCGAGGAGCCGGTTCCTGGAGAGGTTCGTCAGAGCTCGAAACTGCTCCTCGAAGCGGAACTCTGCCCGGTGCTGCCCGATGAAATCGAGGACAGTGAGTACGGGCTTCATCTCGGTGCGCCGTAGCCCACGGCCTAGCTGCTGGAGGAAGACCGTGGCGCTGTTGGTGGGGCGCAGGAGCAGAAGGGTGTCGACATCCGGGATGTCGAGGCCCTCGTTGAAGAGATCCACGGAGAAGATGACTTGCAGCTTCCCCTCTCGTAGATCAGCGAGAGCTTGAGCGCGTGCTGCGGCAGGTGAGTCGCTGGTGAGCGCGGTTGCTTGAAAGCCTGCCCTTCGGAAGAAGTCCGCCATGAAGTGGGCGTGCTTCTTGTCCACGCAGAAGCCCAGTGCACGCATGGCTCCAGGCTGAGAGACCTTGTCTCGGATCTGCTTGACGACGATACGAGCACGTGCCTCATTGCCCGTGAAGAGATTGCCGAGATCCTGGTCCGCGTACGCGCCCCGCTGCCAAGTGAGGTTCGTCAGGTCTGTGCCATCGGGGATGCCGAAGTAGTGGAAGGGGCATAGAAGGTCGTTCTCCAGAGCCTCCCAGAGTCGCATCTCGGCTGCGATGCGGCCCTCGAAGAACTCGTCCTGCACATTGAGCCCGTCCATCCGCTCAGGGGTAGCGGTCAGGCCGAGAAGCTCCTTGGGCTTGAAGTGGTCGAGGACACGACGGTAGGTGGTGGCCGTGGCGTGGTGGAACTCATCGATCACGATGATGTCGAAGTGGTCGGGAGCCAGTTCTTCAAGCCGTTGGACGTTCAATGACTGGACGCTGGCAAACACGTGGTCCCATGCTTGCGGGTCCTCGCCGCCATAGAGCAACTCGCCGAATGAGGCATCGTCCAACACCTCGCGGTACGTCCGCAGAGACTGCTTGAGAATCTCCTTGCGATGTGCGACGAACAGCAGCTTTGGCCGACGGTTCTCGAAGCCTTTGGCCAGGCTCCGGTAGTCCACGGCCGCCATGACGGTCTTGCCGGTGCCGGTTGCGGCGACCAAGAGGTTGCGATTGCGCCCTCGGAGTTCGCGCTCTACCCGGAGGCGCTCCAGCATGTCCTGTTGGTAGGGGAAGGGGCGTACCTCCAGCCCCGACAGGTTGATCTTCAGGTCAGTGGTGGAGGTGCTGCCGCTGGCCTGAGCCAGAGCATGGTCGAGGCGCTCGGTGTGCTGATCGGGGTCGTATGTCTCGAACGCGGAGTCGTTCCAATATGCGTCGAAGGTCGCCTCGAACTTGTTCAGCACTGCCGGTGTAGCGATGGAGGACAGCCGCACGTTCCACTCCAAGCCATCGAGGAGTGCCGCCTTCGAGAGGTTGGAGCTGCCGACGTACGCCGTGTCGAAGCCTGTGTGGCGCCTGAAGAGCCAGGCTTTGGCATGGAGGCGCGTGGATCGGATCTCGTAGTTGACCTTGACCGTAGCGCCGAAGTCGCGCACGAGGCGGTCGAGTGCGTGGCGGTCGGTGGCGCCGATGTAGGTGGTCGTAATGACACGGATCGGTACACCTCGCTCCTTCGCGGCGCGCAGGGAATCCTCTAGGACGCGAATGCCGTACCACTTCACGAACGCGCAGAGCAGGTCGATGCGGTCCGCCGTAGCGAGCTCTGCCCTGAGTTCGGAGCCGAGACTGAGGTCATCCGGAGAGTTGGTGATGAGCGACGTCTCGGACAACGGGGTGAGGGGGCGGAGGGCGTAGACGCCTGGAGCCTCCTGCTCAGCGAGAGCAAGGAGCTGTCGAGGGCCTTCGGCGATAGTGCTCGTGCTTATGGCTTTGGCTCCGCCCCGGTCGGCGGCACTCGTGGCCAGGGAATCGAGGATGCGGTTCGCGACAGCCACACGGTCTTCGGGCGGAAGCTCGCTCAACCTCTGACTGACAGCTTCACCGATGTGGCGGGCCAGCACATGGGGCGCGGACTCTGGCGTGACCTCGGCGTCGATTGCCTTCCACCCCGCGGCCGTGAATTGCTCCAGCTCGTCATGCAAACCATGGGTGATCAGCTTCTCGTAGACACCCGCGATCGGCTTGGACAGGCCCCCATGTTCTGCCACGACTTGCTCCCCTGATCCCTCGTGGTTCTCGTACACGATCACGCGTGACGATGTGGATCTGTTCTAACAGCAATCACTGACATGCGCGGGGCTGTACCGAAAGGTGGGCTACCGCTGCGGTGGGGCCGCCCGCTTCCTGGCCAGTGTCGTGCTTCCACGGCCCGCCTCAAGGGCGCTTCACTCCGCTGCGCTGCGTTCCGCGTCGGCTGGCGCCGATGGCCCTGCGGGCCACCCTTGACCCGGGCCGTTCCAGCACGGGAGAGAAGCGAGCGGGCGGCCCGGGAGGGCCGGGGCCATCGGTTCGTAGGCCCGCGGGGCGTTGTCCAGGCCCTCGGGGTGCCGGGCGCATCAGCGGTTCAGGGCACGCCGGGTTGGCTTAGCGGCGTTCGGCTGGTGGTCGAGGTGCCAGGAGGGAGAGGGCAGTGCGCCGGTCGGCCGCGTTGCGAGGCCGACCGTGCGCGTTAGCAGGGCTTTGTCGTGGCGAGGGCGGCGGCGATGCGGGCCCTGGTCTCTGCGTGTGGTTGCGCGCGGCCTGTGATCCAGGCTGAGACGGTGGCGCGGGTCGTGCCGAGCTGGTCAGCCAAGTCCGCCTGCGACATGCCCGCTCGACGCAGTTGGCGTCCCAGCCATGGGCCGAAGGCCTCGCTGTATTCGGTGGGAGGCGTTGGGGGGTTCATCCTCTAGGACTCGGTTATGCGTCCGAGCCGTGGCACACCCCGTAGGACCGGCCCGACCCGCACCAGCAAGACGCCCCCTGCTGCGGCGGCCAAGCCACAGCCCGCCCCCGCGCCGCCAGTGTCGTCGCGTACTGCGGGAGCAGTGTCGCGTCGTCCGGGGAGGAGAGTTCCGATGCTGCGAAGGCCTCGTAGGAGGGGACCGTGCCGGTGACGATGCCGAGGTTGGGGGTGCCGGAGGAGGCGAGTTCTCGGAGGGCGGACTCTATGGTCGCGAGGTGGGTCTCGTGGGTCGGGTACTCGGAGGAGAGGGAGGGGTACGCATCGAGGAGTTCGGTGAGTTCCGGGGCCGGCCAGTGGAGGATGGCGACGGGGAAGGGGCGGGAGAGGGCCTCTCTGTAGGCGCCGAGCTCCGCTCGGAGGCGGAGGATCTCGGCCTCCAGTTCCGCCGGGTTCTCCGAACCCAGGGACCAGACGCGCTTGGGGTCGTGGAGTTCGTCGAGGGTGATGGGGAGGGAGTGGACCGTGTCCGCCAGGGCGTCCCATTCGTCGTGGGACTCGCCCAGCATGCGCCGTACGCGGTGGCGGCCGAAGAGGAGGGGGTGGGTGGCGTAGGGGGGCTCCGCCACGTCCGTCAGGAGTCGGTGCACGGCCTCCGTGAACGTCTCGTGGGCCGCTTCCAGTTCGTCGTGGGATTCGAGGGCCTCGGCCACGATGACCCAGGGGGCCGGGTCCTGGGGGGACGCCGAGCGGACGCCCTCGATGATCGCCCTGGCCTCGGCCTCGTGGCCGTACTCCCAGAGGTTCGAGGCCTTGAGCGCCCGGACCAGGTGGGGGTTGTCCAGGTCGGCCGCGGAGGACAGCAGACGGTCGTAGAGCGCGGACGCGTCGGGGCGGTCGCCGGAGAGTTCCAGGTGGGCCGCGGCCCGTAGGAGCAGGGCCTCGGCGTCCTCGGGATACAGGCCGGCGGTCCGCTCCAGGCGTGCCGCTTCGGCGGTGTGGTCGACGTTTTCGGCAGGCGTGTCGGGGCGCATGGGGGACACCGTACTGCCGGGAGGTGACGAGCGTGAGAGATGTGCAGGCCAGACACCTGTACTCGCGGATTCCCCGCGCTCGTCACCCGGGCTTTACGGATCGCCCCGAACCGCCGCCGTACCGTCCGCCGCCGATCTACAGCGTCACGCCGTCCACTTGGAGCGTTTGTACTGATTTCGCAGCGAAGGGGACGCTGAGTGATTTTCCGGTCAGGCGGGTGTCCGAGTGCGGGGTGTAGAGGTCGCCGCCGCCCGTCGTCACCGTGTTCCAGCGGGGGACGACGCCGTTCGAGCCGCCCGTCACCGTCGTGAAGCGGGAGAGGTCGAAGGTGAGGGTCTGGGCGGAGGTGGAGGTGTTGACCGCTACCAGGACCAGGCGGCGGGACGTGGCGTCGTAGGCCGCTACCGCGTAGCTCACGCCCGTGTCCAGGATCGTCATGCCGGGGCGGATGTGGCGGCTGAACTGGGCCAGTACGTAGTGCTTGGTCTGGACGGTGGTCGGCTGGAGGGTGTTCGCGTCGTAGGCGATCATCGCCCAGCCCGTCGACGGGTCCATGACCTGCCAGTAGCACCACGCCGTGGGGTGCAGCCAGCGGAAGTCGTAGCAGAGGTTCGAGGCCAG of the Streptomyces koelreuteriae genome contains:
- a CDS encoding HAD family hydrolase, which encodes MIRAVVFDVGECLVDETREYGTWADWLGVPRHTFHAMFGGVIAQGRDYRETFQAFRPGFDLYEEREKRAAAGQPESFGEEDLYEDVRPALQQLRADGLWLGIAGNQTVRAGGILRELFSDDVDLIGTSDDWGASKPDPEFFKRVAEAVPFEVGEILYVGDRCDNDITPAMQAGMHTALVHRGPWATIQWGSTEARELPTFRVEGLLELSGQVRAFNASAH
- a CDS encoding helix-turn-helix transcriptional regulator; the encoded protein is MNPPTPPTEYSEAFGPWLGRQLRRAGMSQADLADQLGTTRATVSAWITGRAQPHAETRARIAAALATTKPC
- a CDS encoding SEC-C domain-containing protein, producing MRPDTPAENVDHTAEAARLERTAGLYPEDAEALLLRAAAHLELSGDRPDASALYDRLLSSAADLDNPHLVRALKASNLWEYGHEAEARAIIEGVRSASPQDPAPWVIVAEALESHDELEAAHETFTEAVHRLLTDVAEPPYATHPLLFGRHRVRRMLGESHDEWDALADTVHSLPITLDELHDPKRVWSLGSENPAELEAEILRLRAELGAYREALSRPFPVAILHWPAPELTELLDAYPSLSSEYPTHETHLATIESALRELASSGTPNLGIVTGTVPSYEAFAASELSSPDDATLLPQYATTLAARGRAVAWPPQQGASCWCGSGRSYGVCHGSDA
- a CDS encoding type 2 periplasmic-binding domain-containing protein, producing MDLASIKPGLMTTRAAMKELFGGGTQGGIIPSDTTSNILIYVDHDSGKKYGYEDGWLEEEDERGPVFEYTGQGTRGEQTFLGLNGSRNAAVLCHADRGKSLRVFMAAGKVPDPRSSAKQQRYVGEFELDAELPYTVREAHDENGERRRIIVFRLRPKGDSERLTQDVISRAKETDTHRVSATVVTGKMVEPKKRRASESRRAAQPSLIADLRQSALREQYFEELTRREHEVFAYQIKISGTTRTLKTDLYDATTHELYAIRGASSRDEVHIAIGQLKDFARHVKPHNPNLTVLLPEKPQDDLLNLLHVEGIDLVYADVDGYTRCATK
- a CDS encoding DUF3427 domain-containing protein produces the protein MAEHGGLSKPIAGVYEKLITHGLHDELEQFTAAGWKAIDAEVTPESAPHVLARHIGEAVSQRLSELPPEDRVAVANRILDSLATSAADRGGAKAISTSTIAEGPRQLLALAEQEAPGVYALRPLTPLSETSLITNSPDDLSLGSELRAELATADRIDLLCAFVKWYGIRVLEDSLRAAKERGVPIRVITTTYIGATDRHALDRLVRDFGATVKVNYEIRSTRLHAKAWLFRRHTGFDTAYVGSSNLSKAALLDGLEWNVRLSSIATPAVLNKFEATFDAYWNDSAFETYDPDQHTERLDHALAQASGSTSTTDLKINLSGLEVRPFPYQQDMLERLRVERELRGRNRNLLVAATGTGKTVMAAVDYRSLAKGFENRRPKLLFVAHRKEILKQSLRTYREVLDDASFGELLYGGEDPQAWDHVFASVQSLNVQRLEELAPDHFDIIVIDEFHHATATTYRRVLDHFKPKELLGLTATPERMDGLNVQDEFFEGRIAAEMRLWEALENDLLCPFHYFGIPDGTDLTNLTWQRGAYADQDLGNLFTGNEARARIVVKQIRDKVSQPGAMRALGFCVDKKHAHFMADFFRRAGFQATALTSDSPAAARAQALADLREGKLQVIFSVDLFNEGLDIPDVDTLLLLRPTNSATVFLQQLGRGLRRTEMKPVLTVLDFIGQHRAEFRFEEQFRALTNLSRNRLLDHIEHDFPLLPSGCQIILEGKAKNLVLDNIRTQLSATVKTLVNEVKAYETPQLADYLRESRREIKELYKSDNSWTTILRRAGVLKAAAPDGEPALLKRVHAFLHVDDPDRANAYLRLLADEAAPYDELDPTDQAYARMLFFNLWDNAGGFTSFQQGLDALRDQPALRDELRQVLAYVIEQADHFPIPLSGSHSQVPLKVHSSYNRSEILAALGVARFGGQMPRSFAQGVQWVEDLQTDALLITLEKNEKDFSPTVRYKDYALSPTLFHWESQNSTAESSPTGQRYQHHAERGSHVLLFMRRYKNTDIGKSQPWMLLGPATYDGHTGSKPMAITWRMEHGLPADVWSYAAINAS
- a CDS encoding ATP-binding protein codes for the protein MSRKPWELAFTAEPVEVAGLRRILRLQLGMWGLHDVVDEAQLCVSELVANVITHVGTGTPATLAVSMKGTHLRIEVHDPDTRALPVLRDASTDAEEGRGMALVEAVADRWGVLLGPDRKVTWCELATKLTVPGGHVRTPGVARAEALLDSYAAPQAPLGAGTRRMTSAVAEDTAIAAIADFLHWFRAHGRDADDMLDRAQMRFEAEHGALRQAT